Proteins co-encoded in one endosymbiont 'TC1' of Trimyema compressum genomic window:
- a CDS encoding ABC transporter permease translates to MRCSDEFFSLLIDLYVDKASFFLKLLGEHIFLSVISIVIITVIGILLGIIIRNNKKLATFIIGICNLCYTIPSIALFGILLAITGIGIKSALIAIVLYGLLPVVRNTYIGIKEVDPMIIEAAIGMGTTNRQLLLKIQLPLASPVIIAGLRTMIVMTIAMVGIASFIGAGGLGVAIWRGITTNNALMTVAGSILIAIVAIIADLIMGWIEKKIRQKVLGN, encoded by the coding sequence ATGAGGTGTTCTGATGAGTTTTTTAGTTTACTAATTGATTTATATGTTGACAAGGCTTCCTTTTTCTTGAAATTATTAGGGGAACATATTTTCCTGTCAGTTATTTCAATTGTTATTATAACTGTAATTGGTATTTTATTGGGTATTATTATTCGTAATAATAAGAAGCTTGCTACATTTATAATTGGGATCTGCAATTTGTGTTATACTATTCCTTCTATTGCTTTATTTGGCATATTATTAGCCATAACAGGTATTGGTATAAAAAGTGCTTTAATAGCCATTGTTCTTTATGGTTTGTTGCCTGTGGTAAGAAATACCTATATTGGTATAAAAGAAGTTGATCCTATGATTATTGAAGCTGCAATAGGTATGGGGACAACCAATAGACAATTACTGTTAAAAATTCAGTTACCGCTGGCATCTCCTGTAATTATTGCCGGTTTAAGAACGATGATTGTAATGACAATCGCTATGGTGGGGATTGCATCTTTTATAGGGGCAGGAGGTTTAGGTGTAGCTATTTGGAGAGGTATTACTACTAACAATGCTTTGATGACTGTAGCAGGTTCTATTTTAATTGCTATTGTAGCAATTATTGCTGATTTAATAATGGGCTGGATTGAAAAGAAGATTAGGCAAAAAGTGTTGGGTAATTAA
- a CDS encoding metal ABC transporter permease produces the protein MSFETLFELFTYPFVYRALVVGVLVSICAASLGVILVLKRYSLIGHGLADVGFAALAIAVVLGWSPMAISMPIVILASFLIMGISQNKKVNGDIAIGMIATGALSVGVIVTALGSGFNVDVYNYMFGSILAMNDGDVILSLVLSVVVISLFIIFYKPLFMITYDEEYGKALGIPVIQYQFLLSFLTGLTVVIGMRMMGTLLISSLIIFPAIIAKKLVKSFRMLIVVSGILSVFAFVIGMIFSFILDLPTGACIVFVNIILLILSTVFKKLIKE, from the coding sequence ATGTCTTTTGAAACCCTTTTTGAGTTATTTACCTATCCTTTTGTGTACAGAGCTTTAGTTGTAGGTGTTTTAGTTTCTATTTGTGCTGCATCATTAGGTGTGATTCTTGTATTAAAGCGGTATTCATTAATAGGCCACGGATTGGCAGATGTTGGATTTGCAGCTTTGGCTATTGCTGTTGTTCTTGGTTGGTCACCAATGGCTATTTCTATGCCTATTGTAATATTAGCTTCCTTTCTGATAATGGGCATTAGTCAAAATAAAAAAGTCAATGGGGATATTGCTATTGGAATGATTGCTACTGGCGCTTTATCAGTAGGGGTTATTGTTACGGCTCTAGGCAGTGGATTTAATGTTGATGTTTATAATTATATGTTTGGCAGTATATTGGCTATGAACGATGGTGATGTTATTTTAAGTCTAGTTTTGTCAGTTGTAGTTATCAGTTTATTTATTATCTTCTATAAACCATTATTTATGATTACCTATGATGAGGAGTATGGCAAGGCATTAGGTATTCCTGTTATTCAATATCAATTTCTATTGTCTTTTTTAACAGGTTTAACTGTTGTTATTGGGATGCGTATGATGGGGACACTGCTCATATCCAGTTTGATAATTTTTCCAGCAATTATTGCCAAAAAACTAGTTAAAAGTTTTAGAATGTTAATTGTAGTTTCTGGTATTCTTTCTGTTTTTGCTTTTGTCATTGGAATGATTTTTTCTTTTATTTTAGATTTGCCGACAGGAGCCTGTATCGTATTTGTAAATATTATTCTTTTAATATTATCGACTGTTTTTAAAAAGTTAATTAAAGAATGA
- a CDS encoding cation diffusion facilitator family transporter translates to MLISAAVNFFISTYMLRVAREEDSIALEGDALHLKTDVYTSLGVALGLFLFNITGLTFIDHVVAILVALFILKEGWHLIKNAFNPILDSNLEKESLDKIKKVISQYITDKVGYHALKTRKSGYMKYIEFHLLVPGTMSVKKAHDLSEIIEKELEQELKNTDVIIYRTF, encoded by the coding sequence ATGCTTATATCAGCTGCTGTTAACTTTTTCATATCTACTTATATGTTGCGGGTTGCTAGAGAAGAAGATTCCATTGCTTTAGAAGGAGATGCTCTTCATCTGAAAACTGATGTCTATACTTCTCTAGGAGTTGCTTTAGGATTATTCTTATTCAATATAACAGGTTTAACATTTATTGACCATGTTGTAGCAATTTTAGTTGCTTTATTTATTTTAAAAGAAGGTTGGCATTTAATTAAAAATGCTTTTAATCCTATTCTTGATAGTAATTTGGAGAAAGAATCCTTAGATAAAATAAAAAAAGTAATTAGCCAATATATTACGGATAAAGTTGGTTACCATGCATTGAAAACCAGAAAATCAGGCTATATGAAGTATATTGAGTTCCATTTACTCGTACCAGGAACAATGTCAGTGAAAAAGGCTCATGACTTAAGTGAAATTATTGAGAAAGAGTTAGAGCAAGAATTGAAGAACACAGATGTAATTATATATAGAACCTTTTAA
- a CDS encoding alpha/beta hydrolase has product MVVLYVVLIVLIILVALYFIIGYVFYSYAMKPKRENLDSRKKENPDNSAWSGKSEKLISWKNDAKKWAESHLSQSWYTNSFDGLKLHGEYYLQQNTTNKWALLVHGYGNRASQMSGFIKPYFERGYNVLAPDCRGHGKSEGNFIGMGWYDRLDMVGWINKIIETDPDAEIILFGVSMGAATVMMTRGESLPKNVKAVIEDCGYTSIWDEFSYQLKKMYKLQPFPVVYAANSVCKIRNKFGFREGSALKQLEKVGVPILFIHGIKDTYVPYGNMPILYTAACGEKDYLSVPDALHAISAVEHPDLYYTKVDEFLAQYIH; this is encoded by the coding sequence ATGGTTGTATTATATGTAGTGCTTATTGTGCTAATTATTTTAGTAGCATTGTATTTTATTATAGGATATGTATTTTATTCTTATGCCATGAAACCAAAAAGAGAAAATTTAGATAGCAGGAAGAAAGAAAATCCTGATAACTCTGCATGGTCTGGCAAAAGTGAAAAATTGATTTCATGGAAAAATGATGCTAAAAAATGGGCTGAAAGTCATTTGAGTCAATCTTGGTATACGAATTCATTTGATGGATTGAAGTTACATGGAGAATATTATTTACAGCAAAATACTACCAATAAATGGGCTTTGCTTGTCCATGGTTATGGAAACAGAGCTAGTCAAATGAGTGGGTTTATTAAACCTTATTTTGAAAGAGGCTATAATGTTTTAGCACCAGACTGTAGAGGCCATGGCAAAAGTGAAGGGAATTTTATTGGTATGGGTTGGTATGATCGTCTTGATATGGTAGGCTGGATAAATAAAATTATAGAAACTGACCCTGATGCAGAAATTATTCTTTTTGGCGTTTCCATGGGTGCTGCTACCGTTATGATGACGAGAGGTGAATCCTTGCCTAAAAATGTTAAGGCAGTAATTGAAGACTGTGGTTATACTAGTATTTGGGATGAATTTTCATATCAATTAAAAAAAATGTATAAATTACAACCATTTCCTGTTGTATATGCAGCTAATAGTGTATGTAAAATACGCAATAAATTTGGTTTTAGGGAGGGTTCTGCACTAAAACAATTAGAAAAAGTTGGTGTTCCAATACTGTTTATTCATGGCATAAAAGATACCTATGTACCTTATGGCAATATGCCTATTCTCTATACTGCTGCCTGTGGTGAAAAAGATTATTTAAGTGTTCCTGATGCATTACATGCAATATCTGCTGTAGAGCATCCAGACTTATATTATACAAAAGTAGATGAATTTTTGGCTCAATATATACATTAA
- a CDS encoding aldehyde dehydrogenase family protein, giving the protein MVWGKLINSGQICIAPDYLLVNKNIKNELIESLKNGLNFFIMKVN; this is encoded by the coding sequence ATTGTTTGGGGTAAGTTAATTAATTCTGGACAAATTTGCATTGCTCCTGACTATTTACTAGTGAATAAAAATATTAAAAATGAGTTGATTGAATCCCTAAAAAATGGATTAAATTTTTTTATTATGAAGGTGAACTAA
- a CDS encoding DUF6483 family protein: MKEMINSGEINEAENILFDKIYRISSESNLKAALFFYTELLKLPPEYLKKCNYTIEEIEEGFRGCEGTVWRN, translated from the coding sequence TTGAAAGAGATGATTAACTCAGGTGAAATAAATGAAGCAGAAAATATTTTATTTGATAAAATTTACAGAATTTCAAGTGAGAGTAATTTAAAGGCAGCTTTATTTTTCTATACAGAGCTTTTGAAATTACCACCTGAGTATTTAAAGAAGTGTAACTATACAATAGAAGAAATAGAAGAAGGTTTTAGAGGCTGTGAGGGAACGGTATGGCGTAATTGA
- a CDS encoding calcium-translocating P-type ATPase, PMCA-type, whose amino-acid sequence MKAFKESSRETLERLNSNLSAGLSDDEVAKSKEIYGENSFTKGKTKSLLQRTWDAAKEPMIILLIIAALITFVVNLIHFLQTGIADFIECISIVAAVAISVIITVAMEGRSAKAFDALNKIKEDIDVKIIRNGQILLIPQNEIVVGDIVELETGNKIPADGRMLESVGLTVDESALTGESHHVEKQVDVVFEDDKTPLAERVNMLYSGCFITGGRGKIIVTEVGDQTEFGLIARELSGDETWTTPLQEKLARLGKIITIFGATAAALVFIFQVVIAVMNGNATFEIISQAFITSIVFIVTAVPEGLPTIVAISLALNIIKMSKENALVKKLVACETIGSINVICSDKTGTLTENRMTVTGVFIDGKIIKPEDLNLNRLAYNMLVNSTADVDYRGESPKFIGNPTECAMLVAYGKGKDTTDSYETVREDAEIAHSYSFSSETKNMTTVVRDGNEYDAYSKGSPEKILAQCTHILINDKVKPLTDDIRKEIEDAIIGFQEKANRVLAFAHKEFSEVLDFESSRSIIESEMIYDGFVAITDPVRSDVYEAVIRCRNAGIDLKMLTGDNIVTARAIADDLGILDDDHMVVEGKDVEDLTDEELKSRIPLIRVIARSTPVIKMRVVNALKELGHVVAVTGDGINDAPAIKNADVGIAMGISGTEVSKEASDIVLLDDAFSIIVKAVQWGRGIYENFQRFIQFQLTVNLSAVIVIIASLFAGMGAPFSALQILWINLIMDGPPAVTLGLEPIREDLMKRKPISRKANIVTKSMLGRIIVNGLFISVIFMIQNFFNIIGGVAEQQGTILFTLFVAFQLFNAFNSRELSNTSIFKNLLKNRMMVIVFVFTFALQIFIVQVGGAVFKTVPLSLDIWLKIIGVAFTVVLASELIKLIKRIFVKNN is encoded by the coding sequence TTGAAAGCATTTAAGGAATCCTCCAGAGAGACTCTGGAAAGATTAAATAGTAATCTAAGTGCTGGCCTAAGTGATGATGAGGTAGCAAAGAGTAAAGAAATTTATGGTGAGAACAGTTTTACTAAAGGTAAAACTAAATCACTGTTACAAAGAACTTGGGATGCGGCAAAAGAGCCTATGATTATTCTCTTAATTATAGCTGCATTAATTACATTTGTAGTGAATTTAATTCATTTTCTCCAAACCGGGATAGCTGATTTTATTGAATGCATTAGTATTGTTGCTGCAGTAGCTATTTCAGTTATTATAACAGTTGCTATGGAAGGTAGAAGTGCTAAGGCATTTGATGCTTTAAATAAAATTAAAGAAGATATTGATGTTAAAATAATTAGAAATGGTCAGATTCTACTCATTCCTCAAAACGAAATTGTAGTAGGGGACATTGTTGAATTAGAAACAGGTAATAAAATACCAGCCGATGGTAGAATGCTGGAGTCAGTTGGACTAACAGTTGATGAATCTGCTTTAACAGGTGAAAGCCATCATGTTGAGAAACAAGTTGATGTCGTATTTGAAGATGATAAGACACCATTAGCTGAGAGAGTTAATATGCTTTATTCTGGCTGTTTTATTACAGGCGGTAGAGGTAAAATTATTGTTACGGAGGTAGGGGATCAAACTGAATTTGGTTTAATTGCTAGAGAACTATCTGGTGATGAAACGTGGACAACGCCTCTGCAAGAAAAGCTGGCTCGTTTAGGTAAAATTATTACTATATTTGGCGCAACTGCAGCAGCTTTAGTTTTTATCTTTCAAGTAGTCATAGCTGTTATGAATGGTAATGCAACTTTTGAAATTATCTCACAAGCTTTTATTACAAGTATTGTATTTATAGTTACGGCTGTTCCAGAGGGATTACCAACTATTGTGGCCATATCTTTAGCCCTTAATATAATAAAGATGTCTAAAGAAAATGCTCTTGTAAAAAAATTAGTTGCCTGTGAAACTATTGGTAGTATTAATGTAATTTGTTCGGATAAAACAGGTACCTTAACAGAAAATAGAATGACTGTAACAGGTGTCTTTATTGATGGCAAAATTATTAAACCAGAAGATTTAAATCTAAATCGTTTGGCTTATAATATGCTGGTTAACAGTACTGCTGATGTGGATTATAGAGGGGAATCACCAAAATTCATAGGTAATCCAACAGAATGTGCCATGTTAGTTGCTTATGGCAAAGGTAAGGATACTACTGATTCTTATGAAACTGTAAGGGAGGATGCTGAAATAGCTCACTCATATTCTTTTTCATCTGAAACAAAAAATATGACTACAGTAGTTAGAGATGGCAATGAATATGATGCCTATTCTAAAGGTAGTCCAGAAAAAATATTGGCTCAATGTACGCATATTCTAATTAATGATAAGGTTAAACCTTTAACAGATGACATTAGAAAAGAAATAGAAGATGCAATTATTGGTTTCCAAGAAAAAGCCAATAGAGTACTAGCGTTTGCCCATAAAGAATTTTCAGAGGTTTTGGATTTTGAATCAAGCCGTTCAATAATTGAATCTGAAATGATTTATGATGGTTTTGTAGCAATTACAGATCCTGTCCGTAGTGATGTTTATGAGGCTGTAATAAGGTGTCGGAATGCTGGTATTGATTTAAAAATGCTAACAGGAGATAATATAGTAACTGCAAGAGCAATTGCCGATGATTTAGGTATATTAGATGATGATCATATGGTCGTTGAAGGCAAAGATGTAGAGGATTTAACTGATGAAGAGTTAAAATCTAGAATTCCTTTAATTCGAGTAATAGCAAGAAGTACACCTGTTATCAAAATGAGGGTAGTAAATGCTTTAAAAGAATTAGGTCATGTTGTTGCAGTAACGGGAGATGGTATTAATGATGCTCCTGCTATTAAAAATGCTGATGTAGGCATAGCTATGGGGATATCAGGTACTGAGGTTTCTAAAGAAGCTAGCGATATTGTTTTGCTTGATGATGCTTTTTCCATTATTGTTAAGGCAGTCCAGTGGGGCCGTGGCATCTATGAAAACTTCCAGCGTTTTATTCAATTTCAATTAACAGTTAACTTATCAGCAGTAATTGTTATTATTGCATCTTTGTTTGCTGGTATGGGAGCGCCTTTTTCAGCTCTTCAAATACTTTGGATTAATTTAATTATGGATGGACCACCAGCAGTAACACTGGGTCTTGAGCCAATCCGTGAAGATTTAATGAAACGAAAACCTATTTCCAGAAAAGCTAATATTGTGACTAAAAGTATGTTAGGCAGAATTATTGTTAATGGCTTATTTATTTCCGTTATCTTTATGATTCAGAATTTCTTTAATATTATTGGGGGGGTGGCTGAACAGCAAGGCACAATCCTCTTTACATTATTTGTTGCATTCCAATTATTTAATGCTTTTAATAGCAGAGAACTAAGCAATACAAGTATTTTTAAGAATCTCTTAAAAAATAGAATGATGGTTATTGTGTTTGTATTTACATTTGCATTGCAAATTTTCATTGTCCAAGTTGGGGGGGCTGTTTTCAAAACGGTTCCACTTTCCCTAGACATATGGTTGAAAATAATTGGTGTTGCATTTACTGTTGTGTTAGCATCTGAATTAATAAAATTAATAAAAAGAATTTTTGTGAAAAACAATTAA
- the pheS gene encoding phenylalanine--tRNA ligase subunit alpha, translating to MSLMDEAKSFFEQLKKDTLEAHKKALEGIVNEATEEALEDIENADSLEKVKKIQVGIFGKKGHMTELLKNMGKVSANDRPVLGKVLHESRQIIEKKLEAKIIFFAEQEEELKLQKEMVDITLPGQKVYEGHKHPITLIQEEILSIFNKIGYTVVEGYEIEEDYYNFERLNIPKDHPAREMQDSFYINQELVLRTHTSPVQTRTMDKITPQLPVKIISPGKVFRRDDDSTHSPMFHQIEGLLVDKNITFAHLKGTLLHFLRKIFGEDREIRLRPSYFPFTEPSGEVDVSCGNCGGTGCRVCSYSGWLEILGSGMVHPKVLEMAGYDPDEVQGFAFGLGVERVAMLKYDINDIRLFYENDNRFLKQF from the coding sequence ATGAGTTTGATGGATGAGGCTAAATCGTTTTTTGAACAGCTAAAAAAAGATACACTTGAAGCCCATAAAAAAGCTTTAGAAGGTATTGTTAATGAAGCAACTGAAGAAGCTTTAGAGGATATTGAAAATGCAGATTCATTAGAGAAAGTAAAAAAAATACAAGTAGGTATATTTGGCAAAAAAGGTCATATGACAGAATTGCTAAAAAATATGGGGAAAGTAAGTGCAAATGATAGACCTGTATTAGGAAAAGTGCTTCATGAATCCAGACAGATTATAGAAAAAAAATTAGAAGCTAAAATTATTTTTTTTGCAGAGCAAGAAGAAGAATTGAAGTTGCAAAAAGAAATGGTGGATATTACATTACCGGGACAGAAAGTTTATGAAGGTCACAAACATCCAATTACACTTATTCAAGAAGAAATTTTATCTATTTTTAATAAGATTGGTTACACTGTTGTTGAAGGTTATGAGATTGAGGAGGATTACTATAACTTTGAACGTCTAAATATTCCTAAAGACCATCCGGCTAGAGAAATGCAGGATAGTTTTTATATTAATCAAGAGTTAGTTTTGAGAACACATACTTCTCCAGTTCAAACTAGAACTATGGATAAAATTACACCTCAGTTGCCAGTGAAAATTATATCACCTGGTAAGGTGTTTAGAAGGGATGATGACTCTACTCATTCACCTATGTTTCATCAAATAGAAGGTTTGCTGGTTGATAAAAATATAACATTCGCCCATTTAAAAGGGACATTGCTTCACTTTTTAAGAAAGATTTTTGGTGAGGATAGGGAAATACGTTTACGTCCAAGCTATTTTCCATTTACTGAACCTAGTGGCGAAGTAGATGTGTCCTGTGGCAACTGCGGTGGTACAGGTTGTCGTGTCTGTAGCTACAGTGGATGGCTAGAAATATTAGGCAGTGGCATGGTCCATCCAAAAGTATTAGAAATGGCTGGTTATGATCCTGATGAAGTTCAAGGATTTGCTTTTGGCTTAGGTGTAGAAAGAGTTGCTATGTTGAAATATGATATTAATGATATTCGATTATTCTATGAAAATGATAATCGATTTTTAAAACAATTTTAG
- a CDS encoding ATP-binding cassette domain-containing protein, with the protein MDEKIIIKFDNVTQYYTEGKTILHNIDLTINKGEFVVLIGPSGCGKTTLLKLINGLVQPNEGYLSIKGRYLKDWNIIKLRRDIGYVVQQVGLFPHMTVKRNIEYVLDLENETQDIMTEKVRR; encoded by the coding sequence ATGGACGAGAAGATAATAATAAAGTTTGATAATGTGACACAATATTATACTGAAGGTAAGACCATATTACACAACATTGATTTAACTATTAATAAAGGTGAATTTGTAGTACTAATTGGACCATCAGGTTGCGGTAAAACTACCCTTTTAAAATTAATTAATGGGCTTGTTCAACCAAATGAGGGCTATTTATCCATTAAAGGACGGTATTTAAAGGACTGGAATATTATTAAGTTAAGAAGAGATATTGGCTATGTTGTTCAGCAAGTAGGCTTATTTCCTCATATGACAGTTAAGAGGAATATTGAATATGTTCTTGATTTGGAAAATGAAACTCAAGATATCATGACTGAAAAAGTGAGGCGTTAA
- a CDS encoding aldehyde dehydrogenase family protein, translated as MNFPSKGKIYSEPYGTVSIIAPWNYPVQLTLLPLVGAIASGNTVLIKPSELSLYTSEVLKTIIEDTFDRGFVDVVLGDAIVAAKVLEERFDMIFFTGSTQVGEIVMASAAKNLTPVILELGGKNLLVL; from the coding sequence ATGAATTTTCCTTCAAAAGGGAAAATATATTCTGAACCTTATGGTACTGTTTCAATAATTGCGCCATGGAATTATCCTGTTCAGTTAACATTATTGCCACTTGTTGGAGCGATAGCAAGTGGTAATACAGTACTGATTAAACCAAGTGAACTTTCTCTTTATACTTCTGAAGTATTAAAAACCATTATTGAGGATACGTTTGATAGAGGTTTTGTAGATGTAGTTTTAGGTGATGCTATAGTAGCAGCTAAAGTTTTAGAAGAGCGTTTTGACATGATATTCTTTACAGGTAGTACTCAGGTAGGGGAAATTGTAATGGCTTCAGCTGCGAAGAATTTAACGCCTGTCATTTTAGAGTTAGGGGGAAAAAATCTTCTTGTATTGTAG
- a CDS encoding ATP-binding cassette domain-containing protein, whose amino-acid sequence MLGLDVSYLSRYPRALSGGQQQRISLARALARNPEIILMDEPFSAVDEITRRSLQNEIKKIYEESGKTIVFVNHDIEEDFRLGTKIVFLKDGKIKYNGDKNHSFLQRRFLF is encoded by the coding sequence ATGTTAGGTTTAGATGTATCTTACTTAAGTCGATATCCAAGAGCTTTAAGTGGCGGACAACAGCAAAGAATAAGCTTAGCTAGAGCTTTAGCAAGAAATCCTGAAATAATATTAATGGATGAACCTTTTAGTGCTGTAGACGAAATTACTAGGCGGAGTTTGCAAAATGAAATAAAAAAAATATATGAGGAGTCTGGGAAGACCATTGTTTTTGTTAATCATGATATTGAAGAAGATTTTAGGCTAGGGACTAAAATTGTTTTTCTTAAAGATGGAAAAATCAAATACAATGGTGACAAAAACCATTCTTTTTTACAAAGGAGATTCCTTTTTTGA
- a CDS encoding Crp/Fnr family transcriptional regulator, giving the protein MKKIKILATSDLFKGFSNQDIEAILIDNQTYLKTFTKNSTIAVGDAPCESVGILIEGQVQIIKESASGNLSILRSLHQGDIFGEMAIFSANKKWPASVQSKTDSTVLFINIKAFFTEEKPLTFLREKLIYNMLSILSNRALYLNKRLNYLFLKTIREKIALYLLEEYNKNNTALFVASMNRNTLAEFLNITKPSLSRELGNLKAEGILDYSGNSFKIINLKKLQNILS; this is encoded by the coding sequence ATGAAAAAAATTAAAATATTAGCCACTTCAGACCTTTTTAAAGGTTTTTCAAATCAAGATATTGAAGCAATATTAATAGACAATCAAACCTATTTAAAAACATTTACTAAAAACAGTACCATTGCTGTAGGAGATGCCCCTTGCGAAAGTGTTGGCATCCTAATTGAAGGCCAAGTACAAATTATTAAAGAAAGTGCATCAGGTAATCTATCTATTTTACGAAGTCTCCATCAGGGAGATATTTTTGGTGAAATGGCAATATTCTCAGCAAATAAAAAATGGCCAGCCAGTGTTCAATCTAAAACAGATTCAACCGTTTTATTTATTAATATTAAGGCTTTTTTTACAGAAGAAAAACCATTAACTTTTCTAAGAGAAAAGCTAATCTATAATATGCTCTCTATTTTGTCTAATAGAGCACTCTATTTAAACAAACGTTTGAACTATCTGTTTTTAAAAACAATAAGAGAGAAAATAGCACTCTATCTTTTAGAAGAATACAATAAAAATAATACAGCACTTTTTGTAGCTTCTATGAATAGGAATACACTTGCAGAATTTTTAAATATTACGAAACCCTCCCTCTCCAGAGAGCTCGGTAACCTAAAAGCTGAAGGCATTCTTGACTATAGCGGTAATTCTTTTAAAATTATTAATTTAAAAAAATTACAAAATATTCTTAGCTGA